In one window of Nakamurella sp. PAMC28650 DNA:
- a CDS encoding DeoR/GlpR family DNA-binding transcription regulator: MGPHERWTALLDILGRDGRLDVALAANELEVSAATIRRDLDHLAGQQLLSRTRGGAAPASVAYDLPLRYKTGRHTEEKFRIGAAAAALIRPGSVVAVNGGTTTSEVARALVTVPAQQDFDGLGDNPTFTVVTNALNIANDLAVRRNVKLVVTGGVARPSSYELIGPLAEPALERLHLDYVVLGVDGFELRTGATAHHEGEAAVNALMVNQATTVVVVADSSKLGHRSFARICPTSAVDILITDTNADPDLVAAFVDADVRVIQA, encoded by the coding sequence ATGGGTCCGCACGAACGCTGGACCGCCCTGCTCGACATCCTCGGGCGGGACGGCCGTCTCGACGTCGCGCTGGCCGCGAACGAGCTGGAGGTGTCCGCCGCGACCATCCGGCGCGATCTGGATCACCTGGCCGGTCAGCAACTGCTGAGCCGGACCAGAGGCGGCGCGGCGCCGGCCAGCGTCGCCTACGACCTGCCTCTGCGGTACAAGACCGGTCGGCATACCGAGGAGAAGTTCCGGATCGGCGCGGCCGCCGCCGCGCTGATCCGGCCCGGCTCCGTGGTCGCCGTGAACGGCGGTACCACGACGTCCGAGGTGGCCAGAGCATTGGTCACGGTGCCGGCCCAGCAGGACTTCGACGGGCTGGGTGACAATCCGACGTTCACCGTCGTCACCAACGCGCTGAACATCGCGAACGATCTCGCGGTGCGCCGCAACGTCAAACTGGTCGTCACCGGAGGGGTGGCCCGGCCCAGCTCCTACGAACTGATCGGCCCGCTCGCCGAACCGGCTCTGGAGCGACTGCACCTGGACTACGTCGTGCTCGGCGTCGACGGCTTCGAACTCAGGACGGGCGCCACCGCGCACCACGAAGGCGAGGCCGCCGTCAATGCACTGATGGTCAACCAGGCGACCACCGTGGTGGTGGTGGCCGACTCGTCCAAGCTGGGACATCGGTCCTTCGCGCGGATCTGTCCGACCTCGGCGGTGGACATCCTGATCACCGACACCAACGCCGATCCAGACCTGGTGGCCGCGTTCGTCGACGCCGACGTCCGCGTCATCCAGGCCTGA
- a CDS encoding GNAT family N-acetyltransferase, producing MADALVRPASPEDAPTLARLQLGVWQQAYSDLLPASALLADPGRQAEVWTARIAAGGLVLIAYEGAEPVGLAATEDEYDGEGRGQLELLHVLPRWSRRGHGGRLLGAAAGHLRGRGATRGTWWAPEVDESVQQFLLGVSWAQDGARRVLDTGEGTFAEIRYAGNLDLLLV from the coding sequence GTGGCCGACGCCCTGGTCCGGCCGGCCTCGCCGGAGGACGCCCCCACGCTGGCCCGTCTGCAGCTCGGTGTCTGGCAGCAGGCCTACTCCGACCTCCTGCCGGCCTCGGCGCTGCTGGCCGATCCGGGCCGGCAGGCCGAGGTGTGGACGGCCCGGATCGCAGCCGGTGGCCTCGTGCTGATCGCGTACGAGGGGGCCGAGCCGGTCGGGCTGGCCGCTACCGAAGACGAGTACGACGGCGAAGGGCGCGGTCAGCTGGAGCTGCTCCACGTGCTGCCGCGATGGTCGCGCCGTGGGCACGGTGGCCGATTGCTGGGTGCGGCGGCGGGCCACCTGCGCGGCCGGGGCGCGACCCGCGGGACGTGGTGGGCGCCGGAGGTCGACGAGAGCGTCCAGCAGTTCCTGCTCGGCGTGAGCTGGGCCCAGGACGGCGCCCGTCGGGTCCTCGACACCGGCGAGGGTACGTTCGCCGAGATCCGCTACGCGGGAAACCTCGATCTCCTGCTGGTCTGA
- the dapB gene encoding 4-hydroxy-tetrahydrodipicolinate reductase, whose protein sequence is MSDEVRSDEVRSDEVLRVGVIGARGRMGSEVCQAVDAAEDMDLVAAVGGREWLFSLSDAGSQVVVDFTHPDVVMEHIRFLVDQNIHAVVGTSGIGDEQAEQIRHWLAPKPEIGVMVVPNFAIGAVLTARFARQAARFFESAEIIERHHAGKIDAPSGTAIATARGIGAARAAAGLGPVPDATTIEAPGARGNQVDGIHVHSVRMPGLVAHQEVMLGSTGETLTIRHDSLHRSSFMPGVLTAVRGIAARPGLTLGLEQLLGLD, encoded by the coding sequence ATGTCGGATGAGGTGCGGTCGGATGAGGTGCGGTCGGACGAGGTGCTGCGGGTCGGGGTGATCGGGGCCCGTGGGCGAATGGGTTCGGAGGTCTGCCAGGCGGTCGACGCCGCGGAGGACATGGATCTGGTGGCGGCGGTCGGCGGTCGGGAGTGGTTGTTCTCGCTGTCCGACGCGGGTAGCCAGGTGGTCGTCGACTTCACCCATCCCGACGTCGTGATGGAGCACATCCGGTTCCTGGTCGACCAGAACATCCACGCCGTGGTCGGCACGTCCGGGATCGGTGACGAGCAGGCCGAGCAGATCCGGCACTGGCTGGCGCCCAAGCCGGAGATCGGCGTGATGGTCGTCCCCAACTTCGCCATCGGCGCCGTGCTGACGGCTAGGTTCGCCCGTCAGGCGGCGCGCTTCTTCGAATCCGCCGAGATCATCGAACGTCACCACGCGGGCAAGATCGACGCACCGTCGGGCACGGCCATCGCAACGGCGCGGGGGATCGGGGCGGCGCGTGCCGCCGCCGGGCTCGGCCCGGTCCCGGACGCCACGACGATCGAGGCGCCCGGCGCTCGTGGCAACCAGGTCGACGGGATCCACGTGCACTCTGTGCGCATGCCTGGGCTGGTGGCCCACCAGGAGGTCATGCTCGGCAGCACCGGCGAGACCCTGACCATCCGTCACGACTCGCTGCACCGATCGTCCTTCATGCCCGGAGTGCTGACCGCGGTGCGTGGGATCGCAGCCCGCCCGGGTCTGACGTTGGGTCTCGAGCAGCTGCTCGGTCTGGACTGA
- a CDS encoding pitrilysin family protein translates to MAARTRTTVLERGADGSAVTLSVIPGGLRVITESVPTARSASVGIWVGVGAVDETPKLAGASHYLEHLLFKGTSHRTGHEIASAIDAVGGELNAFTSHEYTCYYSHVLATSAELAVDIVCDVVLDAVITSADVDVERQVILEEISMRDDDPEDTLGDAFAAAVFAGHPVSAPVIGTEQTITEMTRTQIAGYYKRRYAPEKMVVSVAGGVDHQDVVKWVRRAFGSRLGTDAVPAAPRVGGGTVRAMPGVLVVERDIEQAHLSIGVPAPGRSDPGRYALSVLAAALGGGMSSRLFRTIREDHGLAYSCYASTSGYADVGAFSVYAGCQPENLGTVASLIETELAQVAQHGLETVELARVHGQLAGGLILGLEDTESKMSRIGKNLLVRNAYRSVSDELDAIAAVTAEQVADLAARLLTGPLTAAVVGPYAAEADLPVELTSMVQTGGRRHVG, encoded by the coding sequence ATGGCTGCGCGTACCCGTACCACTGTCCTGGAACGGGGCGCTGACGGTTCTGCGGTGACGCTCTCGGTGATCCCCGGAGGTTTGCGGGTGATCACCGAGAGCGTGCCGACCGCACGGAGCGCCTCGGTCGGCATCTGGGTGGGTGTCGGCGCTGTCGACGAGACCCCGAAGCTGGCCGGCGCCTCTCACTACCTCGAGCACCTGTTGTTCAAGGGCACCAGCCATCGGACGGGACACGAGATCGCTTCCGCGATCGACGCCGTCGGCGGCGAGCTCAATGCCTTCACCTCGCACGAGTACACCTGCTACTACTCCCACGTGCTGGCCACCTCGGCCGAACTCGCCGTCGACATCGTCTGCGACGTGGTGCTCGATGCCGTCATCACCTCCGCAGACGTCGACGTCGAGCGCCAGGTCATCCTGGAAGAGATCTCGATGCGTGACGACGACCCGGAGGACACCCTCGGGGACGCCTTCGCGGCGGCGGTCTTCGCCGGCCATCCGGTGTCGGCGCCGGTGATCGGCACGGAGCAGACCATCACCGAGATGACCAGGACGCAGATCGCCGGCTACTACAAGCGCCGATATGCCCCGGAGAAGATGGTCGTCTCGGTCGCCGGCGGCGTCGATCACCAGGACGTCGTGAAATGGGTCCGCCGAGCTTTCGGGTCGCGGCTGGGCACGGACGCGGTCCCGGCCGCCCCCCGGGTCGGAGGTGGGACCGTGCGGGCGATGCCGGGTGTGCTGGTCGTCGAGCGCGACATCGAGCAGGCGCACCTGTCGATCGGCGTGCCGGCCCCCGGGCGGTCCGATCCTGGTCGCTACGCCCTGTCGGTGCTGGCCGCCGCGCTGGGGGGCGGGATGAGCTCCCGGTTGTTCCGCACGATCCGGGAGGATCACGGCCTGGCCTACTCCTGCTACGCCTCGACCTCCGGTTACGCCGACGTCGGCGCGTTCTCGGTCTATGCCGGTTGCCAGCCCGAGAACCTGGGCACGGTGGCCTCGTTGATCGAGACCGAGCTCGCACAGGTCGCGCAGCACGGACTGGAGACGGTGGAACTCGCCCGGGTGCACGGCCAGCTCGCCGGCGGCCTGATCCTCGGGTTGGAGGACACCGAGTCGAAGATGAGCCGGATCGGCAAGAATCTTCTGGTACGCAACGCCTATCGCTCGGTCTCCGATGAGCTGGATGCGATTGCCGCGGTCACCGCGGAGCAGGTGGCCGACCTCGCGGCCCGGCTGCTGACCGGCCCGCTGACGGCGGCCGTGGTCGGGCCGTACGCTGCCGAGGCGGATCTGCCGGTGGAATTGACCTCGATGGTCCAAACAGGAGGGCGTCGCCATGTCGGATGA
- a CDS encoding polyribonucleotide nucleotidyltransferase — MSDPTAISATAVIDNGAFGTRTIRFETGRLAQQAAGAVAAYLDEDTMLLSATSAGKHPKDQFDFFPLTIDVEERMYAAGRIPGSFFRREGRPSEDAILTCRLIDRPLRPSFTAGLRNEIQVVITVMALNPDVLYDVLAINAASASTQIAGLPFSGPIAGVRVALIEGQWVAFPTHSELTRAVFDMVVAGRVVGDDVAIMMVEAEATENTIELIAGGATAPTEEVVAAGLEAAKPFLKTLCVAQSELAAQSSKPTAEFKLFPPYQSDVYEAVENAASASLAAALVLTGKQERDAATDAVKADVVAALGEQFAGRGSEIGQAFRSLTKKLVRQRVLTDKIRMDGRGLSDIRTLAAEVGYLPRVHGSAIFERGETQILGVTTLNMLRMEQQLDTLSPETRKRYMHNYNFPPYSTGETGRVGSPKRREIGHGALAERALVPVLPSKVEFPYAIRQVSEALGSNGSTSMGSVCASTMSLLNAGVPLKAPVAGIAMGLVSDVVDTADGPKTTYVALTDILGSEDAFGDMDFKVAGTKTFVTALQLDTKLDGIPSDVLAAALQQARDARLTILEVMNEAIDAPDEMSDNAPRITTIKVPVDKIGEVIGPKGKMINSITEQTGAEIAIEDDGTIYVSAASGEAAEAAIAIINSIANPQLPKVGERFLGTVVKTTAFGAFVSLLPGRDGLVHISKLGNGKRINKVEDVANVGDKLQVEIAEIDARGKISLIPVVAEAGSEPAESVSV, encoded by the coding sequence ATGTCCGACCCCACCGCCATAAGCGCAACCGCTGTCATCGACAACGGCGCTTTCGGCACCCGCACCATCCGCTTCGAGACCGGCCGACTTGCCCAGCAGGCCGCCGGCGCCGTCGCGGCGTACCTCGACGAGGACACCATGCTGCTCAGCGCGACCAGCGCGGGCAAGCACCCGAAGGACCAGTTCGACTTCTTCCCGCTGACCATCGACGTCGAAGAGCGCATGTACGCCGCGGGCCGCATCCCCGGTTCGTTCTTCCGTCGCGAGGGACGTCCCTCCGAGGACGCCATCCTGACCTGCCGCCTGATCGACCGCCCGCTGCGGCCGTCGTTCACCGCCGGCCTTCGCAACGAGATCCAGGTCGTCATCACCGTGATGGCGCTGAACCCCGACGTGCTCTACGACGTGCTGGCCATCAACGCAGCCTCCGCGTCCACCCAGATCGCCGGGCTCCCGTTCTCCGGCCCGATCGCCGGCGTGCGCGTCGCGCTGATCGAGGGCCAGTGGGTCGCCTTCCCGACGCACAGCGAGCTGACCAGGGCCGTCTTCGACATGGTCGTCGCGGGCCGCGTCGTGGGCGATGACGTCGCCATCATGATGGTCGAGGCCGAAGCCACCGAGAACACCATCGAGCTCATCGCGGGAGGCGCGACCGCTCCGACCGAAGAGGTCGTGGCGGCCGGTCTGGAGGCGGCCAAGCCGTTCCTGAAGACCCTCTGCGTCGCCCAGAGCGAGCTCGCTGCCCAGTCGTCCAAGCCGACCGCGGAGTTCAAGCTCTTCCCGCCGTACCAGTCCGATGTCTACGAAGCCGTCGAAAACGCAGCAAGCGCTTCGCTGGCCGCCGCCTTGGTGCTGACCGGCAAGCAGGAGCGCGACGCAGCGACGGACGCCGTCAAGGCCGATGTCGTCGCGGCGCTCGGCGAGCAGTTCGCCGGCCGTGGCTCCGAGATCGGGCAGGCGTTCCGCAGCCTCACCAAGAAGCTGGTCCGCCAGCGCGTCCTGACGGACAAGATCCGGATGGACGGCCGCGGGCTGTCCGACATCCGGACCCTGGCCGCCGAGGTGGGCTACCTGCCCCGCGTGCACGGCAGTGCGATCTTCGAGCGGGGCGAGACCCAGATCCTGGGCGTCACCACGCTGAACATGCTGCGGATGGAGCAGCAGCTCGACACTCTCTCCCCCGAGACGCGCAAGCGCTACATGCACAACTACAACTTCCCGCCGTACTCCACCGGGGAGACCGGCCGCGTCGGTTCGCCGAAGCGTCGCGAGATCGGCCACGGGGCGCTCGCCGAGCGCGCCCTGGTGCCGGTGCTGCCGTCCAAGGTCGAGTTCCCGTACGCCATCCGCCAGGTGTCGGAAGCGTTGGGCTCCAACGGTTCGACCTCGATGGGTTCGGTCTGCGCCTCGACCATGTCGCTGCTCAACGCCGGGGTGCCGCTCAAAGCCCCGGTCGCGGGGATCGCCATGGGTCTGGTGTCTGACGTTGTTGACACAGCTGATGGCCCGAAGACGACGTACGTGGCGCTGACGGACATCCTCGGTTCCGAGGACGCGTTCGGCGACATGGACTTCAAGGTCGCCGGCACCAAGACCTTCGTCACCGCGCTGCAGTTGGACACCAAGCTCGACGGCATCCCCTCCGACGTCCTCGCGGCCGCCCTGCAGCAGGCCCGCGACGCCCGGCTGACCATCCTCGAGGTGATGAACGAGGCGATCGACGCTCCCGACGAGATGAGCGACAACGCGCCGCGGATCACCACCATCAAGGTCCCGGTCGACAAGATCGGCGAGGTCATCGGGCCGAAGGGCAAGATGATCAACTCCATCACCGAGCAGACCGGTGCGGAGATTGCCATCGAGGACGACGGCACGATCTACGTGTCGGCCGCCTCCGGCGAAGCTGCGGAAGCCGCGATCGCGATCATCAACTCGATCGCGAACCCGCAGCTGCCGAAGGTCGGCGAGCGCTTCCTGGGCACCGTGGTGAAGACCACCGCCTTCGGTGCGTTCGTCTCGTTGCTGCCGGGCCGCGACGGCCTGGTGCACATCTCCAAGCTGGGCAACGGCAAGCGGATCAACAAGGTCGAGGACGTCGCGAACGTCGGCGACAAGCTGCAGGTCGAGATCGCCGAGATCGACGCCCGCGGAAAGATCTCGCTGATCCCGGTGGTGGCAGAGGCCGGATCCGAGCCGGCTGAGTCCGTGTCGGTCTGA
- the rpsO gene encoding 30S ribosomal protein S15, which yields MALTTEQKKTILAEYGLHETDTGSAEAQVAMLTKRISDLTEHLKEHKHDHHTRRGLLGLVGKRRRLLRYLQNIDIARYRSLIERLGLRR from the coding sequence GTGGCTTTGACCACCGAGCAGAAGAAGACCATCCTGGCCGAGTACGGCCTGCACGAGACCGACACCGGCTCGGCCGAGGCCCAGGTGGCCATGCTCACGAAGAGGATCTCGGATCTCACCGAACACCTCAAGGAGCACAAGCACGACCACCACACCCGCCGCGGCCTCCTCGGCCTGGTGGGAAAGCGCCGTCGACTGCTGCGGTACCTGCAGAACATCGACATCGCCCGCTACCGTTCGTTGATCGAACGGCTGGGACTGCGCCGCTAG
- a CDS encoding serine hydrolase translates to MSGVGWSISLRDADTDAVIHEESADEVRRTASVGKVLLLFRVAELLARGEIEHGELLTRLPEDAVADSGIWQYLSTEGLAVQDLCELVGMASDNLATNVLLRRVGLSGVARTASRRGMVRTALHDRVRDVRGPADPATLSSGTAAELAHLMSGLHRGARSGGGVTTRVHAWLSKGLDLSQVAAGWGLDPLAHLDPDRGLRLVNKTGTDRGVRADVGVLSGPAANIAYAVIANWDEEAAPDLRDVVLARQRQLGLIIAAHARNTELFLT, encoded by the coding sequence GTGAGCGGCGTCGGGTGGTCGATCAGCCTGCGTGATGCCGACACCGACGCGGTGATCCACGAGGAGTCGGCCGACGAGGTGCGGCGGACGGCGAGCGTCGGGAAGGTGCTGTTGCTGTTCCGGGTCGCCGAACTGCTGGCGCGCGGCGAAATCGAACACGGCGAACTGCTGACCCGGCTCCCCGAGGACGCCGTGGCCGACTCCGGCATCTGGCAGTACCTGTCGACCGAGGGATTGGCCGTCCAGGATCTGTGCGAACTGGTCGGCATGGCCAGCGACAACCTGGCCACGAACGTGCTGCTCCGTCGGGTCGGACTTTCCGGGGTGGCGCGCACCGCGTCACGACGGGGGATGGTGCGGACCGCGCTGCATGACAGGGTGCGGGACGTCCGGGGTCCGGCGGACCCCGCCACGCTGTCCAGCGGCACCGCGGCCGAGTTGGCCCATCTGATGTCCGGGCTGCACCGGGGTGCACGGTCGGGGGGTGGCGTCACCACCCGGGTGCACGCCTGGCTGAGCAAGGGCCTGGATCTCTCGCAGGTGGCGGCGGGCTGGGGGCTGGACCCACTGGCCCACCTGGATCCCGATCGCGGGTTGCGGCTGGTCAACAAGACCGGGACCGACCGCGGCGTCCGTGCGGACGTCGGGGTGCTCTCGGGCCCGGCCGCGAACATCGCCTACGCAGTGATCGCGAACTGGGACGAGGAGGCGGCCCCCGATCTCCGTGATGTCGTGCTGGCCCGTCAGCGTCAGCTCGGCCTGATCATCGCAGCTCACGCCCGCAACACAGAGTTGTTCCTGACGTGA
- a CDS encoding bifunctional riboflavin kinase/FAD synthetase: protein MERWRGLDAIPPGWGRCVLTVGVFDGLHRGHQELVHAAVTRAAEIGLPAVMMTFDPHPAEVVRPGSHPAELITLRRKAELAAELGVDVFVVLPFTPAMAATEPETFVHDVFVEKLHVASVVVGENFRFGHRGAGDVELLRSLGVKFGFTAQGVPLISKDSLTVTSTLVRATVDAGDVHAAAEALGRPHRVEGVVVHGDGRGGSELGYPTANLDVVPHGAIPGDGVYAGWFVLGDRRSPAAISIGSNPTFSGRVRTVEAFVLDEGANFYGRRVALDFVERLRGMVRYDSVAELIEQIGVDVEQTREILGRSSS from the coding sequence ATGGAGCGATGGCGAGGTCTGGATGCGATTCCGCCCGGGTGGGGACGATGCGTCCTGACCGTCGGGGTCTTCGACGGGCTGCACCGTGGCCACCAGGAACTGGTGCACGCCGCGGTCACCAGAGCGGCCGAGATCGGCCTGCCCGCCGTGATGATGACCTTCGACCCCCATCCCGCGGAGGTGGTAAGGCCGGGGAGTCATCCGGCCGAGCTGATCACTTTGCGCCGGAAGGCCGAACTGGCCGCCGAGCTGGGCGTCGACGTGTTCGTGGTGCTGCCCTTCACCCCGGCGATGGCCGCCACCGAACCCGAGACCTTCGTCCACGACGTGTTCGTCGAGAAGCTCCACGTGGCGAGCGTGGTGGTGGGGGAGAACTTCCGTTTCGGCCACCGCGGTGCCGGTGACGTCGAGCTGCTGCGAAGTCTCGGGGTGAAGTTCGGGTTCACCGCCCAGGGCGTCCCGCTGATCAGCAAGGACAGTCTGACGGTCACCTCCACGCTGGTCCGGGCGACGGTGGACGCCGGTGATGTGCACGCGGCCGCGGAAGCGCTGGGTCGTCCGCACCGGGTCGAGGGCGTCGTGGTGCACGGCGACGGCCGCGGCGGTAGCGAACTCGGCTACCCGACGGCGAACCTCGACGTGGTCCCGCACGGTGCGATTCCGGGTGATGGTGTCTATGCAGGCTGGTTCGTCCTGGGTGACAGACGATCTCCGGCGGCCATCTCGATCGGCTCGAATCCCACCTTCTCGGGGCGGGTGCGCACCGTCGAGGCGTTCGTGCTCGACGAGGGAGCCAATTTCTACGGCCGCCGGGTCGCGCTGGATTTCGTCGAGCGGTTGCGCGGGATGGTCAGGTACGACTCGGTGGCGGAGCTGATCGAGCAGATCGGGGTCGACGTGGAACAGACCAGGGAGATCCTCGGGCGCAGCAGTTCATGA
- the truB gene encoding tRNA pseudouridine(55) synthase TruB, which translates to MTGPDLPPGGGLLLVDKPAGCTSHDVVGRLRRVLGTRRVGHAGTLDPMATGLLVVAVERSTKLLGHLALTDKTYLATIRLGRSSTTDDAEGEITAGAVPEVVADVADPDIHREVLALTGPILQVPSSVSAIKVDGRRAYDLVRAGETVELAARPVTVARFDVLGPIRRADGVIDLDVLVECTTGTYIRSLARDLGHALGIGGHLTALRRTTVGPFVIRDAIDVYGPEGVPVRGEQRVDVTADFSAAVAAAVVPAADAVRAAFATREIDDSLARDLRYGRPVPAAGLDGVYGVFNDRALLALVEESDGMARPRLVWDPAG; encoded by the coding sequence ATGACCGGTCCTGATCTCCCGCCCGGCGGCGGCCTGCTGCTGGTGGACAAGCCGGCCGGTTGCACCTCGCACGACGTGGTCGGCCGGCTCCGTCGGGTGCTGGGCACCCGCCGGGTCGGGCACGCGGGCACCCTGGACCCGATGGCCACCGGCCTGCTGGTGGTGGCCGTCGAACGGTCCACCAAGCTCCTGGGTCACCTGGCCCTCACCGACAAGACCTACCTGGCCACCATCCGTCTCGGCCGGTCGAGCACCACCGACGACGCCGAGGGCGAGATCACCGCGGGTGCGGTGCCCGAGGTGGTCGCCGACGTGGCCGATCCGGACATCCACCGGGAGGTCCTGGCGTTGACGGGACCGATTCTGCAGGTCCCCAGTTCGGTATCCGCGATCAAGGTCGACGGCCGGCGGGCGTACGACCTGGTCCGCGCCGGCGAGACGGTCGAGTTGGCCGCGAGGCCGGTCACCGTCGCACGCTTCGACGTGCTGGGCCCGATCCGCCGTGCCGACGGCGTGATCGACCTCGATGTGCTGGTCGAGTGCACCACCGGCACCTACATCCGCTCGCTGGCCAGAGATCTCGGGCACGCGCTGGGAATCGGCGGCCATCTCACCGCCCTCCGCCGGACCACCGTCGGGCCGTTCGTGATCCGCGACGCCATCGACGTCTACGGCCCGGAGGGGGTACCCGTCCGCGGTGAGCAGCGGGTGGACGTCACCGCCGACTTCTCAGCAGCCGTGGCGGCCGCCGTCGTCCCGGCGGCGGACGCGGTGCGGGCCGCCTTCGCCACCAGGGAGATCGACGACAGCCTGGCCAGGGATCTGCGCTACGGCCGGCCGGTTCCGGCGGCCGGACTCGACGGCGTCTACGGCGTCTTCAACGACCGCGCGCTGCTGGCGCTGGTCGAGGAGTCGGACGGGATGGCCAGGCCCCGCCTGGTCTGGGATCCGGCCGGCTGA